The Chlorocebus sabaeus isolate Y175 chromosome 11, mChlSab1.0.hap1, whole genome shotgun sequence genomic interval CCCAGGCACGTCCCCAGCGACAGCAGGCTCAGGCCCGTTCGGGGGTCTGCCCAGCCCCCGCCTCCGCCGCCCCGGTCCTCGGGGGTCTTCCCGCCCTCGCTCCGCTTCCCGGGCTCCGCAGCGGGGGCTCCCTTGGGCCCCGACTTCTTCCGGCTCTTCACCTCAGACAT includes:
- the IKBIP gene encoding inhibitor of nuclear factor kappa-B kinase-interacting protein isoform X3, which produces MSEVKSRKKSGPKGAPAAEPGKRSEGGKTPEDRGGGGGGWADPRTGLSLLSLGTCLGLACGRNLKLSWNN